Proteins from one Geobacter sp. genomic window:
- a CDS encoding pyridoxamine 5'-phosphate oxidase family protein: MRRAEKEITDRGEQEEIIRECQVCHVAMADGDSPYLVAMNFGYEEGVIYLHSAVEGRKIDILRRNSRVCCAFDTGHGLVQAETPCAWGMRFRSVIAFGTATLLESREEKVAALQVIMNQYGEGEFSFPPAAVAKTAVIRVEIEEMTGKKTGC, translated from the coding sequence ATGAGAAGAGCGGAAAAAGAGATTACCGACCGAGGGGAGCAGGAGGAGATCATCCGCGAGTGCCAGGTCTGTCACGTGGCCATGGCGGATGGGGACTCGCCGTACCTGGTGGCGATGAACTTCGGCTACGAAGAGGGCGTCATCTACCTGCATAGCGCCGTGGAGGGGCGGAAAATCGATATCCTGCGGCGCAACAGCCGGGTCTGCTGTGCCTTCGATACCGGCCACGGACTGGTGCAGGCCGAAACCCCCTGTGCCTGGGGGATGCGCTTTCGGAGCGTCATCGCCTTTGGCACTGCCACCTTGCTGGAGAGCCGGGAGGAAAAGGTGGCAGCCCTGCAGGTCATCATGAACCAGTACGGCGAAGGTGAGTTCAGTTTTCCGCCGGCTGCAGTCGCCAAGACCGCCGTGATCAGGGTCGAGATCGAGGAAATGACCGGGAAAAAGACCGGCTGTTGA